One window of Streptomyces sp. NBC_00273 genomic DNA carries:
- a CDS encoding ABC transporter substrate-binding protein, with protein sequence MFNRTRCLQITAALASISLLAGCGLLSEDDGDEMKRIVVGTTSTPSTLDPAAAWDGSWELYRNVYQTLLAFPTGSSKPQPDAAQSCEFTDAASQAYRCTLRKGLKFSNGEPLDANAVKYSLDRIKTIGSNVGPKGLFGTLDKIETPDPLTVVFHLNTSDATFPYVLGSPAASLVAPKDYPADKVREGDKITGSGPYVLDSYKDGAEAVLTGNTSYTGFANRKNKAVTIRYFADSPKMIAALKAKEIDATYRGLSAPEITDLQNPASHALGVQVVENVGAEIRYLVFNPKDPQVAKLPVRQAIAQIVDRGALVSKVYQGTAEPLYSMVPKGVVGHKTPFYDKYGGADVAKARKILRDAGITTPVDLTFWYTTDRYGSSTADEFTELKRQLDESQLFRITLRSQPWKTFQTGYKSGEYPIFGRGWFPDFPDPDNFIAPFVGKENAVGTPYEPAEIVNDLLPKSRREGDRSAGVQEFEQAQKIFAEDVRLLPLWQGKLYVAAREDIAGAERALDPQTVMQMWEFYRKTSW encoded by the coding sequence GTGTTCAACCGGACCAGATGCCTGCAGATCACTGCGGCCCTTGCGTCCATATCCCTGCTCGCCGGATGCGGCCTGCTGTCGGAGGACGACGGCGACGAGATGAAGAGGATCGTCGTCGGTACCACGAGCACCCCGAGCACCCTCGATCCCGCGGCCGCGTGGGACGGCTCCTGGGAGCTGTACCGGAACGTCTACCAGACCCTGCTGGCGTTCCCGACGGGCTCCAGCAAGCCCCAGCCCGACGCGGCCCAGAGCTGCGAGTTCACGGACGCGGCGAGCCAGGCCTACCGGTGCACCCTGCGCAAGGGCCTGAAGTTCTCCAACGGCGAGCCGCTCGACGCCAACGCGGTCAAGTACTCCCTCGACCGGATCAAGACCATCGGCTCCAACGTCGGCCCCAAGGGTCTCTTCGGCACCCTCGACAAGATCGAGACGCCGGACCCGCTGACGGTCGTCTTCCACCTGAACACCTCGGACGCCACCTTCCCGTACGTCCTCGGTTCGCCCGCCGCCTCGCTCGTCGCGCCCAAGGACTACCCGGCCGACAAGGTCCGCGAGGGCGACAAGATCACCGGCTCCGGTCCGTACGTGCTCGACTCGTACAAGGACGGCGCCGAGGCGGTGCTCACCGGCAACACGAGTTACACCGGCTTCGCCAACCGCAAGAACAAGGCGGTGACCATCCGCTACTTCGCGGACTCGCCGAAGATGATCGCGGCGCTGAAGGCGAAGGAGATCGACGCCACCTACCGAGGCCTGTCGGCCCCGGAGATCACCGACCTCCAGAACCCCGCGTCGCACGCCCTGGGCGTCCAGGTCGTCGAGAACGTCGGCGCCGAGATCCGCTACCTGGTCTTCAACCCCAAGGACCCCCAGGTCGCCAAGCTCCCGGTCCGCCAGGCCATCGCCCAGATCGTCGACCGCGGTGCGCTCGTCTCCAAGGTCTACCAAGGCACCGCAGAGCCGCTGTACTCGATGGTTCCGAAGGGGGTCGTCGGCCACAAGACGCCCTTCTACGACAAGTACGGCGGCGCGGACGTCGCCAAGGCCAGGAAGATCCTCAGGGACGCCGGGATCACCACGCCGGTCGATCTGACCTTCTGGTACACCACCGACCGCTACGGTTCCTCGACCGCCGACGAGTTCACCGAGCTCAAGCGGCAGCTGGACGAGAGCCAGCTGTTCCGGATCACCCTGCGCAGCCAGCCCTGGAAGACCTTCCAGACCGGCTACAAGAGCGGTGAGTACCCGATCTTCGGCCGCGGCTGGTTCCCCGACTTCCCGGACCCGGACAACTTCATCGCGCCGTTCGTCGGCAAGGAGAACGCGGTCGGCACCCCGTACGAGCCCGCCGAGATCGTGAACGACCTGCTGCCCAAGTCCCGCCGCGAGGGTGACCGGTCGGCCGGCGTCCAGGAGTTCGAGCAGGCCCAGAAGATCTTCGCCGAGGACGTCCGGCTGCTGCCCCTGTGGCAGGGCAAGCTGTACGTCGCGGCGCGCGAGGACATCGCGGGCGCCGAGCGGGCGCTGGACCCGCAGACCGTCATGCAGATGTGGGAGTTCTACCGCAAGACCAGCTGGTAG
- the fabG gene encoding 3-oxoacyl-ACP reductase FabG: MSTTEQRVAIVTGAARGIGGATAVRLAAEGRAVAVLDLDEAACKDTVEAITAAGGKALAVGCDVSDGAQVEAAVARVASELGAPTILVNNAGVLRDNLLFKMTETDWDTVMNVHLRGAFLMSKACQKYMVEAKFGRIVNLSSSSALGNRGQVNYSAAKAGLQGFTKTLAIELGKFGVTANAVAPGFIATEMTAQTAARVGMGFEDFKAAAATQIPVQRVGTPDDIANAIAFFTGEAAGFVSGQVMYVAGGPLS, from the coding sequence ATGTCCACCACCGAGCAGCGCGTCGCGATCGTGACCGGGGCGGCCCGGGGCATCGGCGGGGCCACCGCCGTGCGCCTGGCCGCCGAGGGCCGGGCCGTTGCCGTACTCGACCTCGACGAGGCGGCCTGCAAGGACACCGTGGAGGCCATCACGGCGGCCGGCGGCAAGGCCCTCGCGGTCGGCTGCGACGTTTCCGACGGTGCGCAGGTGGAGGCGGCCGTCGCGCGCGTCGCGAGCGAGCTCGGCGCCCCGACCATCCTGGTCAACAACGCGGGTGTGCTGCGCGACAACCTGCTGTTCAAGATGACCGAGACCGACTGGGACACGGTCATGAACGTGCACCTGCGCGGTGCCTTCCTGATGTCCAAGGCCTGTCAGAAGTACATGGTGGAGGCCAAGTTCGGCCGCATCGTGAACCTCTCCAGCAGCTCGGCGCTTGGCAACCGCGGCCAGGTCAACTACTCCGCCGCCAAGGCCGGCCTGCAGGGCTTCACCAAGACCCTGGCCATCGAGCTCGGCAAGTTCGGCGTCACCGCCAACGCCGTGGCCCCCGGCTTCATCGCGACCGAGATGACCGCCCAGACCGCCGCCCGCGTCGGCATGGGCTTCGAGGACTTCAAGGCCGCGGCCGCCACCCAGATCCCCGTCCAGCGCGTCGGCACGCCGGACGACATCGCCAACGCGATCGCCTTCTTCACGGGCGAGGCCGCGGGCTTCGTCTCCGGCCAGGTCATGTACGTGGCCGGCGGTCCGCTCAGCTGA
- a CDS encoding cytochrome ubiquinol oxidase subunit I has protein sequence MNTAELARLQFAVTAGLHFLFVALTLGLVTVVAVTQTRATRARDRQARATGMRRVRFWGGLYVINYALGIISGIVQEFQFGLNWSGLSDAMGNVIGTPVAIETIAAFFLESTFLGMWAFGFGRLPARAHLVLIWLVALTAYASTFWIMVVNGFMQKPVGHETSGGVTRVTDWGAILTNEATWYALAHIAGAVALLAGLFIAAVSASHLRRDHEVDFFRPTLAQGGLLAGAGALVTVVAGLVHLEALAGYQPAKYAVVTGEGPSPEEVNAAEVARHGPGDWLPPDWVGIPTLLMIVIGVILVLVAWIPATAARRTDVPPSRRRFRMRFAVMLLPFGFIALICGWLTREVGRQPWAVTGELTVEEAVSDVSFGAMLTTVLVLTTVLALLAVVDWALLTHYARLGPDGAFIGGADLMPEPDDPTAPADPAGRNGAAAGRDPGSADAHFSY, from the coding sequence GTGAACACAGCTGAACTCGCGCGCCTTCAGTTCGCCGTCACGGCCGGGCTGCACTTCCTCTTCGTCGCCCTGACCCTGGGCCTCGTCACCGTAGTGGCCGTGACGCAGACCCGCGCCACCCGGGCCCGCGACCGCCAGGCGCGAGCCACGGGCATGCGGCGGGTGCGCTTCTGGGGCGGCCTGTACGTCATCAACTATGCGCTGGGCATCATCAGCGGCATCGTGCAGGAGTTCCAGTTCGGGCTGAACTGGTCCGGCCTCTCCGACGCGATGGGCAACGTCATCGGTACCCCGGTGGCCATCGAGACCATCGCCGCGTTCTTCCTGGAGTCCACCTTCCTCGGCATGTGGGCCTTCGGCTTCGGGCGCCTGCCCGCACGCGCCCACCTGGTGCTGATCTGGCTGGTCGCGCTCACCGCGTACGCCTCCACGTTCTGGATCATGGTGGTCAACGGCTTCATGCAGAAGCCCGTCGGCCACGAGACGAGCGGCGGCGTCACCCGCGTCACGGACTGGGGCGCGATCCTCACCAACGAGGCGACCTGGTACGCGCTGGCGCACATCGCAGGCGCCGTGGCGCTGCTCGCCGGGCTGTTCATCGCCGCTGTCAGCGCCTCCCACCTGCGCCGTGATCACGAGGTCGACTTCTTCCGGCCCACACTGGCGCAGGGCGGCCTCCTCGCGGGTGCCGGCGCGCTCGTCACCGTCGTGGCGGGCCTCGTCCACCTGGAGGCGCTGGCGGGCTACCAGCCCGCCAAGTACGCCGTGGTGACCGGCGAGGGCCCCTCGCCGGAAGAGGTGAACGCCGCCGAGGTGGCACGGCACGGGCCAGGCGACTGGCTGCCACCGGACTGGGTGGGCATCCCCACCCTGCTCATGATCGTCATCGGGGTGATCCTGGTGCTCGTCGCGTGGATTCCGGCGACCGCCGCCCGCCGGACGGACGTGCCGCCGTCCCGGAGGCGTTTCCGGATGCGGTTCGCCGTGATGTTGCTGCCCTTCGGATTCATCGCCCTGATCTGCGGATGGCTCACCCGCGAGGTGGGCCGCCAGCCGTGGGCGGTGACCGGCGAGCTCACCGTGGAGGAGGCCGTCTCGGACGTCTCCTTCGGTGCCATGCTGACCACGGTCCTCGTCCTGACGACCGTGCTCGCGCTCCTCGCCGTCGTCGACTGGGCACTGCTCACCCACTACGCGCGGCTGGGCCCCGACGGGGCGTTCATCGGCGGGGCCGACCTGATGCCCGAGCCGGATGACCCGACGGCCCCCGCCGACCCCGCTGGGCGAAACGGTGCAGCGGCCGGCCGTGACCCCGGCAGCGCCGATGCCCACTTCTCCTACTGA
- a CDS encoding uracil-DNA glycosylase → MLPESWLPVLGGELDQPYFKELTEFVEKERANGPVYPPREHVFAALEATPFDRVKVLVLGQDPYHGAGQGHGLCFSVQPGVKTPPSLRNIYKEMKEELDLPIPDNGYLMPWAEQGVLLLNAVLTVREAEPNSHKGKGWEKFTDAVIRAVSERPDPAVFVLWGAYAQKKLPLIDEERHVVVKGAHPSPLSAKKFFGSRPFTQINEAIAAQGHEPIDWRIPDLG, encoded by the coding sequence ATGCTGCCCGAGTCCTGGCTCCCCGTCCTCGGCGGAGAGCTGGACCAGCCCTACTTCAAAGAGCTCACCGAGTTCGTCGAGAAGGAACGGGCGAACGGGCCGGTCTACCCGCCCCGCGAGCATGTCTTCGCGGCCCTGGAGGCCACTCCCTTCGACCGGGTGAAGGTCCTCGTCCTCGGCCAGGACCCGTACCACGGCGCCGGCCAGGGCCACGGCCTGTGCTTCTCCGTGCAGCCTGGGGTCAAGACCCCGCCCTCGCTGCGCAACATCTACAAGGAGATGAAGGAGGAGCTCGACCTGCCGATCCCGGACAACGGGTACCTGATGCCGTGGGCCGAGCAGGGCGTCCTGCTGCTCAACGCGGTGCTCACGGTCCGGGAGGCCGAGCCCAATTCGCACAAGGGCAAGGGCTGGGAGAAGTTCACCGACGCCGTGATCCGCGCGGTGTCCGAGCGGCCCGACCCGGCCGTCTTCGTCCTGTGGGGCGCCTACGCCCAGAAGAAGCTCCCGCTGATCGACGAGGAGCGGCACGTGGTCGTCAAGGGCGCCCACCCCTCCCCGCTGTCCGCCAAGAAGTTCTTCGGGTCCCGGCCCTTCACGCAGATCAACGAGGCCATCGCCGCCCAGGGGCATGAGCCGATCGACTGGCGGATCCCGGACCTCGGCTGA
- a CDS encoding DinB family protein — protein MTTSSGSDRNEPATTADERDMLDGWLDYHRATLVWKCEGLQDEQLRRTPLAPSALSLLGLVRHLAEVERYWFRKIMLGEDLPELYSTSENPDGDFHFTEAANWAETERVWRTEVELARQAAAGRSLDAVSRAESHHRGEVFSLRWVYTHMIEEYARHNGHADLLREQIDGATGD, from the coding sequence ATGACCACCAGTTCAGGATCAGATCGCAACGAACCCGCCACCACCGCCGACGAGCGGGACATGCTGGACGGATGGCTCGACTACCACCGTGCCACCCTCGTCTGGAAGTGCGAGGGGCTCCAGGACGAACAGCTGCGCCGCACCCCGCTCGCGCCCTCCGCGCTGAGCCTCCTGGGCCTCGTACGGCACCTGGCGGAGGTGGAGCGGTACTGGTTCCGGAAGATCATGCTGGGTGAGGACCTCCCCGAGCTGTACTCCACGAGCGAGAACCCGGACGGCGACTTCCACTTCACCGAGGCGGCCAACTGGGCCGAGACCGAGCGGGTGTGGCGGACGGAGGTCGAGCTGGCGCGCCAGGCCGCCGCGGGCCGTTCGCTGGACGCGGTCTCACGGGCCGAGAGCCACCACCGCGGCGAGGTGTTCAGCCTGCGCTGGGTCTACACCCACATGATCGAGGAGTACGCGCGCCACAACGGCCACGCGGACCTGCTGCGCGAGCAGATAGACGGCGCCACCGGCGACTAG
- a CDS encoding cytochrome d ubiquinol oxidase subunit II — MDVFWYALTGLLLAGYLALESVDFGMGMLFWFARTERDRERARRAVVPLFLANEVWLVAFVGLLLGALPLLEGELLTALRVPVVMVLGAWVLRDAALWFRTALPSGGWRRLWDVVLPVASLVLALVWGTLLAALIRGLSTDGNGRAVAVLSDLVDPFSLACAAVVVVGSLRQGVLFAARRLPEADPDQIRLAGLAGRLHWPLVGLALLAAVAAAGVTGAPVAVILVGVAAAVGTYASERLRTAGRPGAALLLGTAPLVALPAAIGVVNGTTVLATRSGEGALTLSEAIADSASLGLLAVGVLPVLAAVAFGQVWMWRVFAPRGARAR, encoded by the coding sequence GTGGATGTCTTCTGGTACGCCCTGACGGGCCTGCTCCTCGCCGGATACCTGGCTCTGGAGAGCGTCGACTTTGGCATGGGCATGCTGTTCTGGTTCGCGCGGACGGAGCGGGACCGCGAGCGGGCCCGCCGTGCCGTCGTCCCCCTGTTCCTCGCCAACGAGGTGTGGCTGGTCGCCTTCGTCGGCCTGCTGCTCGGCGCGCTGCCGCTGCTGGAGGGTGAGTTGCTGACCGCCCTGCGGGTCCCCGTGGTGATGGTGCTGGGTGCCTGGGTACTGCGCGACGCCGCACTGTGGTTCCGCACGGCGCTCCCGTCCGGCGGCTGGCGGCGCCTCTGGGACGTCGTCCTGCCCGTTGCGAGCCTGGTGCTGGCCCTCGTATGGGGGACGCTGCTGGCGGCCCTGATCCGGGGGCTGTCGACGGACGGCAACGGGCGTGCTGTGGCCGTGCTTTCCGATCTGGTGGACCCCTTCTCACTCGCCTGCGCGGCCGTGGTCGTCGTCGGCAGCCTCCGCCAGGGAGTGCTCTTCGCCGCTCGTCGGCTGCCCGAGGCCGATCCCGACCAGATACGGCTGGCGGGGCTCGCCGGCCGGCTCCACTGGCCCCTGGTGGGACTCGCCCTCCTTGCCGCGGTGGCCGCGGCCGGAGTGACCGGCGCCCCGGTGGCGGTGATCCTGGTCGGCGTGGCCGCCGCGGTCGGCACGTACGCATCGGAACGGCTCCGTACGGCGGGCCGCCCCGGTGCGGCGCTGCTGCTGGGCACCGCCCCGCTGGTTGCCCTGCCCGCCGCGATCGGCGTGGTCAACGGTACGACGGTGCTGGCCACCCGCTCCGGGGAGGGCGCGCTCACCCTGTCCGAGGCGATCGCGGACTCCGCCTCCCTCGGGCTACTGGCAGTGGGGGTCCTGCCGGTGCTGGCCGCCGTCGCGTTCGGCCAGGTGTGGATGTGGCGCGTGTTCGCCCCCCGGGGCGCCCGCGCCCGCTGA
- a CDS encoding Gfo/Idh/MocA family protein, translating into MKVGCIGLGDIAQKAYLPVLTTRPGIELHLQTRNPDTLERIGDTHHVPAARRHTDLDALLAEGLDAAFVHAATVAHPEIVARLLEAGVPTYVDKPLAYELAHSRQLVERAERLGVSLAVGFNRRFAPAYAQCADHARELIIMQKNRVGLPEDPRTLVLDDFIHVVDTLRFLLPGEADHFDVRAVVREGLMHQVVLQLSGAGFTALGIMNRLSGSTEEILEVSGRDTKRQVVNLAEVIDHKGQPTVRRRGDWVPVARQRGIEQVVDHFLEAVAAGTTLSARDALRTHELCERVVSSALEQAS; encoded by the coding sequence GTGAAGGTCGGCTGCATCGGACTCGGCGACATCGCGCAGAAGGCGTACCTGCCCGTCCTCACCACCCGCCCGGGCATCGAGCTGCACCTGCAGACGCGTAACCCCGACACCCTGGAGCGGATCGGCGACACCCACCACGTCCCGGCCGCGCGCCGGCACACCGATCTCGACGCGCTGCTCGCCGAGGGACTCGACGCGGCCTTCGTGCACGCCGCCACCGTGGCCCACCCCGAGATCGTCGCGCGGCTGCTGGAAGCCGGCGTGCCCACGTACGTGGACAAGCCGCTCGCCTACGAACTCGCGCACTCGCGACAGCTCGTGGAACGGGCCGAGCGGCTCGGGGTCTCCCTCGCCGTCGGCTTCAACCGCCGATTCGCGCCCGCCTACGCGCAGTGCGCCGACCACGCCCGCGAGCTGATCATCATGCAGAAGAACCGCGTCGGGCTGCCCGAGGACCCGCGCACGCTGGTGCTGGACGACTTCATCCACGTCGTCGACACCCTGCGGTTCCTGCTGCCCGGCGAGGCCGACCACTTCGACGTCCGGGCGGTGGTGCGGGAGGGGCTGATGCACCAGGTGGTGCTCCAGCTGTCCGGCGCCGGCTTCACCGCCCTCGGCATCATGAACAGGCTGTCCGGCTCCACCGAAGAGATCCTGGAGGTGTCCGGCCGCGACACCAAGCGGCAGGTCGTCAACCTCGCCGAGGTCATCGACCACAAGGGCCAGCCGACCGTGCGGCGCCGCGGGGACTGGGTCCCCGTCGCCCGCCAGCGCGGCATCGAGCAGGTCGTCGACCACTTCCTGGAGGCGGTCGCGGCGGGCACCACGCTCAGCGCCCGCGACGCCCTGCGAACCCACGAGCTGTGCGAGCGGGTGGTGAGCTCGGCTCTGGAGCAGGCCTCCTGA
- a CDS encoding DUF3037 domain-containing protein, which yields MTKRDVFEYALVRVVPRMERGECFNAGVIVYCRAHTYVAARTHLDEAKLLALDPGADVAGVRAALRGVEGVCGGGAEAGQAAGDDAGRRFRWLIAPRSTVVQPGPVHTGLTADPAAEVERLLDLLVR from the coding sequence GTGACCAAGCGGGACGTGTTCGAGTACGCGCTGGTGCGCGTGGTGCCCCGGATGGAACGGGGCGAGTGCTTCAACGCCGGCGTGATCGTCTACTGCCGGGCGCACACGTACGTCGCCGCGCGCACCCACCTCGACGAGGCGAAGCTCCTCGCGCTGGACCCCGGGGCCGATGTGGCCGGGGTACGGGCGGCCCTGCGCGGGGTCGAGGGCGTGTGCGGCGGCGGGGCCGAGGCGGGGCAGGCGGCGGGCGACGACGCCGGGCGGCGGTTCCGCTGGCTCATCGCCCCGCGCAGCACCGTGGTGCAGCCGGGGCCGGTGCACACCGGCCTGACGGCCGATCCGGCGGCGGAGGTGGAGCGGCTGCTGGACCTGCTGGTCCGCTGA
- a CDS encoding SDR family oxidoreductase, translated as MTYSGIDSGKVALITGASRGIGYGIAEALVARGDRLCITGRNEESLKEAVERLGADRVIGVAGKAHDEAHQAVAVERTMEAFGRVDFLVNNAGTNPVFGPIADLDLGVARKVFETNVISALGFAQRTWRAWQKDNGGAIVNIASIAGVSASPFIGSYGMSKAAMINLTLQLAHEMAPGVRVNAIAPAVVKTKFAQALYEGREQEAAAAYPLGRLGLPEDIGGAAAFLTSAQAEWITGQTLVVDGGMFLNAGVH; from the coding sequence ATGACGTACAGCGGTATCGACAGCGGCAAGGTCGCGCTGATCACCGGGGCGAGCCGGGGCATCGGCTACGGCATCGCCGAGGCGCTGGTCGCCCGCGGCGACCGGCTCTGCATCACCGGCCGCAACGAGGAGTCCCTCAAGGAGGCCGTCGAGCGGCTCGGTGCGGACCGGGTGATCGGCGTCGCGGGCAAGGCCCACGACGAGGCCCACCAGGCCGTCGCCGTCGAGCGCACGATGGAGGCCTTCGGCCGCGTCGACTTCCTGGTGAACAACGCGGGCACCAACCCCGTCTTCGGGCCGATCGCGGACCTGGACCTCGGGGTCGCGCGGAAGGTCTTCGAGACCAACGTGATCTCGGCGCTCGGCTTCGCCCAGCGGACCTGGCGCGCCTGGCAGAAGGACAACGGCGGCGCGATCGTGAACATCGCGTCCATCGCCGGGGTCTCCGCCTCGCCCTTCATCGGTTCGTACGGGATGAGCAAGGCCGCCATGATCAACCTCACGCTCCAGCTCGCGCACGAGATGGCGCCCGGGGTCCGGGTCAACGCGATCGCCCCCGCGGTGGTCAAGACGAAGTTCGCCCAGGCGCTCTACGAGGGCCGGGAGCAGGAGGCCGCAGCGGCCTACCCGCTCGGCCGCCTCGGGCTCCCGGAGGACATCGGCGGGGCAGCGGCGTTCCTCACATCTGCACAAGCGGAATGGATCACCGGGCAAACTCTCGTCGTCGATGGTGGGATGTTCCTCAATGCCGGGGTTCACTGA
- a CDS encoding HipA family kinase, which produces MLTEVTATRYVTPLREGGSLPGIVEADDLGTYVMKFTGAGQGRKTLVAEVICGRLAQRLGLRVPLLVQMQLDPVIGLGEPDQEVQELLKASGGLNLGMDYLPGSIGFDPLAYRVDPVEAGRVVWFDALINNVDRSWRNPNMLVWHGDLWLIDHGATMIWHHNWPTAEAAAAKPYDASDHVLAPVGPDIAAAAAALAPLVTEELLTEVAADVPDEWLVDEPGFDSTDALRRAYVEALLPRAATIHERISLEAEVKTPAGPPGWLTDHLPEWPHKTHKKKSDSE; this is translated from the coding sequence ATGCTTACAGAAGTGACAGCGACCCGCTACGTCACCCCCTTGCGTGAAGGCGGCTCGCTCCCGGGGATCGTCGAGGCCGATGATCTCGGGACCTACGTCATGAAGTTCACCGGAGCCGGTCAGGGTCGCAAGACCCTGGTCGCCGAGGTCATCTGCGGGCGCCTGGCCCAGCGGCTGGGGCTGAGGGTCCCGCTGCTGGTGCAGATGCAGCTCGACCCCGTGATCGGGCTCGGCGAGCCCGACCAGGAGGTCCAGGAGCTGCTCAAGGCCAGCGGCGGCCTCAACCTCGGCATGGACTACCTGCCCGGGTCGATCGGCTTCGACCCGCTCGCGTACCGGGTCGACCCGGTCGAGGCGGGGCGCGTGGTCTGGTTCGACGCCCTCATCAACAACGTCGACCGCTCCTGGCGCAACCCGAACATGCTGGTCTGGCACGGGGACCTCTGGCTCATCGACCACGGCGCCACCATGATCTGGCACCACAACTGGCCCACCGCCGAGGCCGCGGCCGCCAAGCCCTACGACGCCTCCGACCACGTACTGGCCCCCGTGGGCCCGGACATCGCCGCCGCGGCCGCCGCGCTCGCGCCGCTGGTGACCGAGGAACTGCTCACGGAGGTCGCGGCCGACGTCCCCGACGAGTGGCTGGTCGACGAGCCGGGCTTCGACTCCACCGACGCGCTGCGCCGCGCCTATGTGGAGGCGTTGCTGCCGCGCGCGGCCACGATCCACGAGAGGATCTCGCTGGAGGCCGAGGTGAAGACGCCTGCCGGGCCTCCCGGCTGGCTCACCGACCACCTGCCGGAATGGCCCCACAAGACCCACAAGAAGAAGAGCGACAGCGAGTGA
- a CDS encoding ScbR family autoregulator-binding transcription factor, whose product MREVQQERAFATRQHIIESAAAVFDTAGFAGASLGRIIERAGTTRGALHFHFPAKEALARAVLNEHNSRMSAVVEEITRSDGCALEQIVAISKTTARMIDKDVIVRAGTRLLMELTYTGELPVAYRMWIDACENMVRKAIEDGDIVPTISPDAVAYLVISGLAGIQMVSSVLTGRSDLDQRVDEMWEVLLLGLVPADRRWKVADLMNSAAGERS is encoded by the coding sequence ATGAGAGAAGTTCAGCAGGAACGGGCGTTCGCGACCCGGCAGCACATCATCGAGAGCGCCGCGGCCGTGTTCGACACGGCGGGGTTCGCCGGCGCGAGCCTCGGTCGGATCATCGAGCGGGCCGGGACGACCAGAGGTGCGCTGCACTTCCACTTCCCGGCCAAGGAAGCTCTCGCCAGAGCGGTCCTCAACGAGCACAACAGCCGGATGAGCGCCGTCGTGGAGGAGATCACCCGAAGCGACGGGTGCGCGCTGGAACAGATCGTGGCGATCTCCAAGACGACCGCGCGGATGATCGACAAGGACGTCATCGTCCGGGCCGGGACCCGGCTGCTGATGGAGCTCACCTACACCGGCGAACTGCCCGTCGCGTACCGGATGTGGATCGACGCGTGCGAGAACATGGTCCGCAAGGCCATCGAGGACGGTGACATCGTGCCGACGATCTCACCGGACGCCGTGGCATATCTCGTGATCTCCGGGCTGGCCGGGATCCAGATGGTCTCCTCGGTGCTCACCGGCCGCAGCGACCTGGACCAGCGCGTCGACGAGATGTGGGAGGTCCTGCTCCTCGGCCTCGTTCCGGCCGACCGTCGCTGGAAGGTGGCCGACCTGATGAACTCCGCTGCCGGCGAGCGGTCTTGA